The Sphaeramia orbicularis chromosome 16, fSphaOr1.1, whole genome shotgun sequence genome window below encodes:
- the LOC115435576 gene encoding discoidin, CUB and LCCL domain-containing protein 1 isoform X2: MLTKCENIGNAVKTLITSLWIIASVCFVGVRGQEGNGCGHTLLGAESGTLASQKYPGTYPSNIICKWRIRVSEERTLRLLFGDLDIENSPGCRNGSLVITDKNGKPRLGPVCGKLDASQKNVSLETNEVTITFKSGPHHTGRGFLLSYATDQYPELISCLQRGSHFNSQYLRIYCPAGCKNVTGDVWGSFEQGYRDTSVLCKSAVHAGVVSDSLGGRVTVTRGRSLTLYESTFANGILSKMGSLSEKKLLFSQDCSSILAVSGLNASSFWDKNSQEYRMFWASGNIDSGHEFLPWAADSNDRNPWVELELSDRSTVTGIITTGSNEYIESYSLLFSKDRKNWKLYKSALSKEKKVFQAYTDGHLRVLNSLFPSIVARFVRLQPLKWHGRASAQVQVLGCPVAKVTPRSRSGGDSPSIKVNMVTLPPSPTPTSTEGPVLVDTRLSSSQPVIVAVGVVLGLIMCGSCLLAGVWWKRRKKASQMKYSLPTSCQSFQVKTLPCPPSELISYPLERNAHDALPNPPLNDYAEPVGQKVGSTFRPPSDEGYTTPFTFNLYDTPVNLPEYAEPLPPEPEYATPFSEQPSEQPVHNCTHTAPTPMPSTGGRTASHHAQYDCPSHRMLSNGYCTPVLHKNGPRPVSVVYAEPKSCDSLLQKHTYEEPL, translated from the exons GTAATGGCTGTGGACATACCCTGCTGGGTGCAGAGTCTGGCACCCTGGCCTCTCAGAAGTATCCAGGCACCTACCCCAGTAACATCATTTGTAAATGGAGGATTCGAGTGTCAGAAGAGCGGACACTGCGACTGCTGTTTGGGGATCTTGACATCGAGAACAGTCCGGGCTGTAGAAATGGTTCTCTTGTGATCACAGACAAAAATGGAAAACCCAGACTGG GTCCAGTATGTGGGAAACTTGATGCATCACAGAAGAATGTGTCACTTGAAACTAATGAAGTGACAATAACCTTCAAGTCAGGCCCACACCACACTGGACGAGGGTTTTTACTGTCATATGCGACTGACCAATATCCAG agCTCATTTCCTGTTTACAACGCGGATCTCACTTTAATTCGCAGTATTTGAG GATTTACTGTCCTGCTGGGTGTAAGAATGTCACAGGTGACGTTTGGGGAAGCTTTGAGCAGGGCTACAGAGAT ACCTCAGTCCTGTGCAAATCTGCCGTCCATGCTGGTGTGGTGTCTGATAGCCTGGGAGGTCGCGTCACTGTGACTCGTGGTAGAAGTCTGACGCTCTATGAATCGACTTTTGCCAATGGAATCCTGTccaaaat GGGATCATTATCTGAAAAGAAGCTGCTTTTTAGCCAAG ATTGTAGCAGCATCCTGGCTGTTTCTGGTCTAAATGCCTCATCCTTTTGGGACAAAAATAGTCAGGAGTACCGAATGTTCTGGGCCTCAGGAAACATTGATTCAGGTCACGAGTTCCTACCCTGGGCAGCAGATAGTAATGATCGTAACCCCTGGGTGGAGTTGGAACTGAGTGATAGAAGCACAGTAACAG GAATAATAACAACAGGATCAAATGAGTACATTGAATCCTACAGTCTTCTTTTCAGTAAGGACAGAAAGAATTGGAAGCTTTACAAAAGTGCTCTCAGTAAAGAAAAAAAG GTGTTTCAGGCCTACACCGATGGCCACCTGAGGGTTCTTAACAGCCTCTTCCCTTCCATAGTAGCTCGGTTTGTCCGGCTGCAGCCACTCAAGTGGCACGGCAGAGCTTCAgctcaggtccaggtcctgggatGTCCGGTTGCCAAGGTTACACCAAGGTCCCGCTCAGGTGGAG ATTCTCCATCCATCAAAGTTAATATGGTTACATTGCCCCCTAGCCCTACACCCACCTCCACGGAGGGCCCAGTGTTAGTGGATACAAGACTAA GCTCCAGTCAGCCAGTGATAGTGGCCGTGGGAGTGGTCCTGGGGCTGATAATGTGCGGCAGTTGTCTGTTGGCTGGTGTCTGGTGGAAACGAAG GAAAAAAGCTTCCCAAATGAAGTACTCCTTACCCACAA GTTGTCAGAGTTTCCAGGTAAAAACCCTCCCCTGCCCACCATCAGAGCTCATCTCCTACCCTCTGGAACGAAACGCCCATGATGCCCTACCTAACCCTCCTCTGAACG ACTATGCTGAGCCTGTTGGACAGAAGGTGGGGTCGACATTCAGGCCCCCATCAGATGAGGGCTACACCACCCCCTTCACCTTCAACCTCTATGACACTCCAGTAAACCTTCCAGAGTACGCCGAGCCTCTTCCCCCAGAGCCTGAATACGCCACCCCGTTCAGTGAGCAGCCCTCGGAGCAGCCTGTTCACAACTGCACACACACCGCTCCCACGCCAATGCCTTCTACTGGAGGCAGGACAGCATCCCACCATGCTCAGTATGACTGCCCCTCACACAGGATGTTATCCAACGGTTACTGCACCCCTGTCCTTCATAAGAACGGCCCACGGCCAGTCAGTGTGGTCTACGCAGAGCCCAAGTCTTGTGACTCTTTACTACAGAAGCACACATATGAGGAGCCTTTGTGA
- the LOC115435576 gene encoding discoidin, CUB and LCCL domain-containing protein 1 isoform X1, with the protein MLTKCENIGNAVKTLITSLWIIASVCFVGVRGQEGNGCGHTLLGAESGTLASQKYPGTYPSNIICKWRIRVSEERTLRLLFGDLDIENSPGCRNGSLVITDKNGKPRLGPVCGKLDASQKNVSLETNEVTITFKSGPHHTGRGFLLSYATDQYPELISCLQRGSHFNSQYLRIYCPAGCKNVTGDVWGSFEQGYRDTSVLCKSAVHAGVVSDSLGGRVTVTRGRSLTLYESTFANGILSKMGSLSEKKLLFSQDCSSILAVSGLNASSFWDKNSQEYRMFWASGNIDSGHEFLPWAADSNDRNPWVELELSDRSTVTGIITTGSNEYIESYSLLFSKDRKNWKLYKSALSKEKKVFQAYTDGHLRVLNSLFPSIVARFVRLQPLKWHGRASAQVQVLGCPVAKVTPRSRSGGDSPSIKVNMVTLPPSPTPTSTEGPVLVDTRLSSSQPVIVAVGVVLGLIMCGSCLLAGVWWKRRKKASQMKYSLPTIGCQSFQVKTLPCPPSELISYPLERNAHDALPNPPLNDYAEPVGQKVGSTFRPPSDEGYTTPFTFNLYDTPVNLPEYAEPLPPEPEYATPFSEQPSEQPVHNCTHTAPTPMPSTGGRTASHHAQYDCPSHRMLSNGYCTPVLHKNGPRPVSVVYAEPKSCDSLLQKHTYEEPL; encoded by the exons GTAATGGCTGTGGACATACCCTGCTGGGTGCAGAGTCTGGCACCCTGGCCTCTCAGAAGTATCCAGGCACCTACCCCAGTAACATCATTTGTAAATGGAGGATTCGAGTGTCAGAAGAGCGGACACTGCGACTGCTGTTTGGGGATCTTGACATCGAGAACAGTCCGGGCTGTAGAAATGGTTCTCTTGTGATCACAGACAAAAATGGAAAACCCAGACTGG GTCCAGTATGTGGGAAACTTGATGCATCACAGAAGAATGTGTCACTTGAAACTAATGAAGTGACAATAACCTTCAAGTCAGGCCCACACCACACTGGACGAGGGTTTTTACTGTCATATGCGACTGACCAATATCCAG agCTCATTTCCTGTTTACAACGCGGATCTCACTTTAATTCGCAGTATTTGAG GATTTACTGTCCTGCTGGGTGTAAGAATGTCACAGGTGACGTTTGGGGAAGCTTTGAGCAGGGCTACAGAGAT ACCTCAGTCCTGTGCAAATCTGCCGTCCATGCTGGTGTGGTGTCTGATAGCCTGGGAGGTCGCGTCACTGTGACTCGTGGTAGAAGTCTGACGCTCTATGAATCGACTTTTGCCAATGGAATCCTGTccaaaat GGGATCATTATCTGAAAAGAAGCTGCTTTTTAGCCAAG ATTGTAGCAGCATCCTGGCTGTTTCTGGTCTAAATGCCTCATCCTTTTGGGACAAAAATAGTCAGGAGTACCGAATGTTCTGGGCCTCAGGAAACATTGATTCAGGTCACGAGTTCCTACCCTGGGCAGCAGATAGTAATGATCGTAACCCCTGGGTGGAGTTGGAACTGAGTGATAGAAGCACAGTAACAG GAATAATAACAACAGGATCAAATGAGTACATTGAATCCTACAGTCTTCTTTTCAGTAAGGACAGAAAGAATTGGAAGCTTTACAAAAGTGCTCTCAGTAAAGAAAAAAAG GTGTTTCAGGCCTACACCGATGGCCACCTGAGGGTTCTTAACAGCCTCTTCCCTTCCATAGTAGCTCGGTTTGTCCGGCTGCAGCCACTCAAGTGGCACGGCAGAGCTTCAgctcaggtccaggtcctgggatGTCCGGTTGCCAAGGTTACACCAAGGTCCCGCTCAGGTGGAG ATTCTCCATCCATCAAAGTTAATATGGTTACATTGCCCCCTAGCCCTACACCCACCTCCACGGAGGGCCCAGTGTTAGTGGATACAAGACTAA GCTCCAGTCAGCCAGTGATAGTGGCCGTGGGAGTGGTCCTGGGGCTGATAATGTGCGGCAGTTGTCTGTTGGCTGGTGTCTGGTGGAAACGAAG GAAAAAAGCTTCCCAAATGAAGTACTCCTTACCCACAA TAGGTTGTCAGAGTTTCCAGGTAAAAACCCTCCCCTGCCCACCATCAGAGCTCATCTCCTACCCTCTGGAACGAAACGCCCATGATGCCCTACCTAACCCTCCTCTGAACG ACTATGCTGAGCCTGTTGGACAGAAGGTGGGGTCGACATTCAGGCCCCCATCAGATGAGGGCTACACCACCCCCTTCACCTTCAACCTCTATGACACTCCAGTAAACCTTCCAGAGTACGCCGAGCCTCTTCCCCCAGAGCCTGAATACGCCACCCCGTTCAGTGAGCAGCCCTCGGAGCAGCCTGTTCACAACTGCACACACACCGCTCCCACGCCAATGCCTTCTACTGGAGGCAGGACAGCATCCCACCATGCTCAGTATGACTGCCCCTCACACAGGATGTTATCCAACGGTTACTGCACCCCTGTCCTTCATAAGAACGGCCCACGGCCAGTCAGTGTGGTCTACGCAGAGCCCAAGTCTTGTGACTCTTTACTACAGAAGCACACATATGAGGAGCCTTTGTGA